A stretch of DNA from Maniola hyperantus chromosome 14, iAphHyp1.2, whole genome shotgun sequence:
GATTATGACACAACTTTACAACCAGATTTTATGCTAACTCATTCAAGTTCTAtacatataatttttaaagACATTATCAAGAATTATGGAACTGGTAGGATTCAAACCTTGCagcggcaaagccatgccgccaagcgatttagaatAGATtacaatagaatatatttttattcaagtaaacttttacaacgtaatccgtaacgaggaaatccgtcagagaaccaaagtgactgacagctcaacgaattagccatttgaagtggcagtgggcaggccacgtctgccgcagaaccgatggccaaTGGGGcatctggagtggagaccgcgtatcggcaaacGCAGTGTCGGCCGACCTCCGACCATATAATCTTAATATATCAATCAGTTTAACCTTTTAAATTTAGTGTAATAGAACATTTATCTAAGTAGTTTAAGCATTAACAAACCTTCTAAGTTCATGTACATCTAGACTGTATTATGTACCACAGTAAAGGTGCAATCACAGACAAGGGCGATGTTGTTGTCAAATAATTATAACAAAACTTACCGTTTAAAGACCAGATATGTGACGGTAGCGAGTGGGCTGCGTACACCCGCCCGAGCGCCAGAGACGTGCCTGCTACCGGCCCGGTGTCCTCATTGGAGCTGGAGTCCGTGTCCGGACTAGCCGCCGCGGACGCCTCGTAGCTCTGCGAGTTCGGGGGAATGGCGATGGCTTCGTGAGACGCGTGTAAATCCGGCACGGACGACAACGACCTCGCGCGCTGCCTATCATTCGACACTTGTATCCCCGGTATAGCCCTGAGCAAGCTGAACCCGGCCCCGGACACCACGTCCGAGCTAGAGCTCGTCGAGAATGTCCTGGCCCGCGGACTCTGCTCTCCGTTCGCGGTGCTAGCCTTTGCGCCCATGGCTACGTTACGCAAACCAGCACCTGTCACCGAAATCCAAGATCACGAGCACGAACACACGACACCAGCAACACCGGGAGACATCGTACGAGAAACGGGACGATTACGAAAAAAACAATAGCACAACAAAGTGGAAAACGTCGCGAATTGCTATTGTAAACAGCGTTGCATGTGCCTACTTCCTGCAAAATTTTGACAGTTCTCATCTGTAGTACGAAATCGATTTGGTCGATACATCGATTCCGAGAGATGAAAACAGCAACGATTTTTGTTCCAAGGTCGATGGAAAATAAGAAACAATTTTATTACAGGTACTAGAATTACGTCTTCAGCGTCTCTATTacccctatattcaatgtactctgtggtctcTATCATTAacgatatactagcttatgctcgtgacttcatccgcgtggactacacaaatttcaaccccctgttTTACTCCCAAGgtcgagttgttattctaagtcccaagggttgaattttcaaaaatcctttcttagcgggatgcatctaccactggttcggaatgcctttcctaccgagaagaaccagcaagaaactcgacggttgctcttttcaaatatttgatataggtacaagattttgCCATGacgtataaaatagtatttgcagtcttgtgcgttgctggaacgagctgcagctcaaatccacgctcttttaattataaaagagcgtggatttgacctgcaataggattagataatcttcaattgtgtaatatgcttttttcaggagcatattttctATGAGTTTTtgaaacttgtgcaaaggtaagtccaaaatagttcgggggattttattataaaaggttatcccggaaaatagaaAGTTCCCTGAGGATTTTATACCTACAGTAGCTAAAGTCTAGAGTATTGTTACTTTAAATACTTGGTAGCGTGTAAACAGAGCCTTTCCCTGCGTCGTAGCGGAGCTAAGCTTTATCAACATAGGtagttaatatatttttaagagatgatgatatttttataacatgTTGTAATAATTTGGTTGGTCTACTGAATTTATTACATCTCAAATGCATCACTGGATAGGCTTACTTAGAAACGATTTTTAAATAGAGTTTTAGAATTCATTCATAGTTAGTCAATCAAGATATCGAtattgtaactttgtaaatgaaTCGATTTCAATCGATAAAATCCATAGATACTATAGAGCGCAGAttatacaaaaatagaaaagaaaTTACGTAAAAAATGCGTAAAAATCACGTAATAATGgtaattttttacctactttataggactaaaatcgtacttttgacatgatagctAAAATGGAGAGTGTGCTTTTGTTCTCATAGATTCTGTTAAATAATTTACTGTGATAATAAtttactagtttttttttaatgtataagcAAAATGCGGAACGGTACCTACCATAAGCAAAATAAGGAATGTCAAAATGACAGGATTgggttctttttcttttctttcgtttcttttatatattattggTATTGGTCTGTGGTTTCTTTTATTTACGTGGAGGGAGTGTGTGGTACATTAATTGTTATAATCGAATTTTTAAATAGTATTTATCAAAAACCTTGGAATTTTAGTGTTCTTAATAACTTATTCTTGTCAGCAATCAAGTTACAAcgcagaaaaataaaaaaattgttagttaaataaaaatgaattcaGCGACTGTAAGTAAAACATCAAGACACAGAACATGATTCATTTTgtgtttcaataaaatattgataataatcgTAATAAAATTCCTAATCTGATTGGTGTTACAAATTGGAGACAGTGTTAAAAGTTTCATACATAGATATTgttatttagataaattattatcatttagaCAACAATTTTCATACAtatcattggggccgattctcttgtacacaatctctaaactaaactaaataattaacaaCTCTAAATCTAttatctagtgctatccttttccgcaaacaacattatgacaaggatagcaatagatttacatgtgtcattttagtttagagattgtgtacaagagaatcggccccattataacATTGAACatctttaaattaataaaacttgATAAAAATAAACCCATAcattatagatattattttgtcaTTGACTACCCACATACTGCTGTTTTTATTTGCATCTATACTAGTAACATTTTTACCCTAATAGAATATATccacagaattctaaataaaGGTGTGTTGTTGATTTTCAGTAACTTATCATAATTTCAATTTTGAACCGATTGCCAGCCTACTGAGCCCATTCTGAGTTTCCTTGGAATGAGAAGGGTCTAGGCCACTAAGGTATCGCTGGCAAAGGGTGAATTGGCAGAGTTCACATATTGccgataacattatggagaaataagaactctcaggcatacagacTTCCCGAAGTTTTTCGTCACCTTTTAAGCAAGTAAAATAGATGTAACTCTGAAAAGAGCTGTTTGCCTGGGATTGAACCCCAGACCCAGGAGGTCTGCATCTGAGGCCAaattcttaaccactaggatataataaataatccatactaatatcagaGTAAGTGGGGATAGGTGGTGGTAGTTCAGAGTTCAAAtacacctataacttttcaaaGCTTTGCACATTTTGAGCAATTTAGtatcagtgaaggaaaacatcttgaggaatcCTTCATGCCTGAGTTCTATAGtccacaggttgagatggcaatcagggtagaGGCACTGCACACTCGCAGGTCACCACCCCAGGTCACTAAGGTTGCcagctattttagcgataaggcctcctattgtacttgcaaacatctttattatatttctattgttttggttttggtgtaaaataaagaatatacttactatacataatgttctcaaggtagatgaagtctgccaatccgcacttggccagtgtggtagactataccCAAACCATTCTACTTCACTAAACATATTTCTGAGAGATCAGATCAGTAGTGGcagctatgggttgatgatgatgaagaaaactGATGTCCTATACCGTAGTAGGAAATAATGTTGCATTCCTGTAAGAcaaatacctattttgaatcctGTGTGTAGACCTGTAGGTTGGTTTTGCTTTGCACGGCTTGAGCTCATGTAGATGTAACCCGGCATTACAGCCAGTCGTGCCGCAGGTGCCGCTGCTGGACGACGACACCATCGCCTTCGGGGAAGAGGACAATGCCAACAAGCAGTTTGTGTAAGTATTTAgaacccgcaaattgctattgcgcgtagccgccatttcagtgacgtcagcactagtctgaagtttcgagctgatggtatatttttatttcggctgacatcaaaatgacgtcatctcgatgttaatgagacatggttccagcgcaatagcaatttacgggacttatagaCCCTATTATAGGTAGGGGAGCGATGCGGGAAGAGTAGCGAAGTTGACGAATCATAGCTCCACGTCACATCATCACACCCCTCTCGTACCGCTTCACTACCACAGGAAATTAGTCAGTTTTGTGTTATGCCTTTCAACCAACCCATCTCCAGCCTTCTCTTTCTAAGGGTGTccttaaaaagtataaaaaagacatagtccaccatgctggccaattgCACATTGCCAGACTTTTCACACCTTTTAGAAAATTATGAATAACTCAAGCATGGAGgcttccccacgatgttttccttcaccattacaAAATAAGTGAAGTGAACAAAGTTTCCACCTTGCTGGCCAATTCTGTACTTTAACACTGTATCTACTGTTGCTGTACATTCTATTCAATCTATTCATTcagattttcattaatttttacgcataatagtttttgatttatcgtgcaaatcgtcgaaaaaatacgactagtacggaaccctcggtgcgcgagtctaactcgcacttggccggttttttattgagGGTATCCTAgtttggtttagagattgtgcacatcCAAAGTCCCACCATAATTTGTTTGTTTTCTAGGCACCCATACATAGTGTTCTTCCATCTAATATTCCGAGGTGCCGCCATAGTAGTGTACATTCTCTGCGGCTGGTTCTCCGACTCGTTCATCGCCAGCTTCGTATTGGTGGTGCTGCTCCTGTCTGCGGACTTCTGGACTGTTAAAAATATAAGTGGTAAGTCGGGCAaaaaacacttgctttaacggtgaagaaaaatatcgtgaggaaacttgcatgcctgagagttctccataatgttcccaaaggtgtgtgaagtctaccaatctgcacatggccagcgtggtagactatggccaaacccttctcactctgagagtagacccgcggggtgatttcgtaaaacgttgcagtagcgacagcaacgcgacagcagtagcaatgcgatagttcatttgctgtctctcttctttttcttattttgttttgtggcgatgatgatcgcgagatttacgcctgtcgcaagcctgtcgcgagatatgTAATCACCCtgccgtgctctgcagtgagccggcgatgggttgatcatgatgatgatgatgatagcatgGTACAACGATTTCTATGtagtgtggcggttgccacagtagaaactagatggtgctgttcaatcgatgacgtagtcccgaacaaatgtaccgccgacagtactcccactaacagagtgttcggcaatctggactatatatagaagtttcaagattcAACcacggcccagctggcgctaccgagcacaaccaaccgctcggtgagagatctccctttggtacggtcgagcctgcacaccgctcccgtacagtaggatgacgcagcgacaccgctcagacgccgcaccgccaacgaaacgcatcgtgtggcttcactcaggcttagatctatagagcgcactttgactttgctctgacttaagattgagttaaaacgaaacaagTTTTtgcgagagatatagctctgtcttgttttaactctgtcttaagtctaagcaaagtcagagtgcgctctatagatctcaaccgtAGTGCTAAGGAGGCAGTTGTATTGCATTATGAAAGaaattctgaaccagtggtagatgcatccgacgtttcaaaagtacttgtgaaagtttagttgaataaaaaatattttaatttttttcattcattttcatttttcaaatccTTGTATATAATTTCAGGCAGACTTTTGGTTG
This window harbors:
- the LOC117988202 gene encoding E3 ubiquitin-protein ligase znrf2, with protein sequence MGAKASTANGEQSPRARTFSTSSSSDVVSGAGFSLLRAIPGIQVSNDRQRARSLSSVPDLHASHEAIAIPPNSQSYEASAAASPDTDSSSNEDTGPVAGTSLALGRVYAAHSLPSHIWSLNGIKCPVCSKFVLPDDIECHLVMCLTRPRLSYNEDVLSDSKGECVICLEELCAGDTIARLPCLCIYHKGCIDQWFEVNRSCPEHPGD